In Deferribacter autotrophicus, a single genomic region encodes these proteins:
- the tpx gene encoding thiol peroxidase, producing the protein MTVTLKGNPVSLFGEMIQEGDNAPEVKLVNSDLAEITVGGSKDKVQLLISVPSLDTPVCATEARKFNEKVSSLNGVDPVIVSMDLPFAAKRFCTTEGLNITVASDFREKDFGKKYGVLITDGPLAGVLARVVFIVDKEGKVVYRQVVPEITTEPDYDDVLKALEKII; encoded by the coding sequence ATGACTGTTACTTTAAAAGGAAATCCTGTATCACTTTTTGGTGAGATGATTCAAGAGGGAGATAATGCTCCTGAAGTAAAATTAGTAAATAGTGACTTGGCAGAGATTACTGTAGGCGGTTCAAAAGATAAAGTTCAGCTTTTGATATCAGTACCATCTCTTGATACACCTGTTTGTGCAACAGAAGCGAGGAAGTTTAATGAAAAGGTTTCTTCTCTAAATGGTGTTGATCCCGTTATTGTTTCCATGGATTTACCTTTTGCAGCAAAAAGGTTTTGCACTACAGAGGGGCTAAATATTACGGTAGCTTCTGATTTTAGGGAGAAAGATTTTGGTAAAAAATATGGTGTATTGATTACTGATGGGCCTTTGGCAGGTGTTCTTGCAAGAGTGGTTTTTATTGTGGATAAAGAGGGAAAAGTAGTTTACAGACAGGTTGTGCCTGAAATTACCACCGAGCCTGATTATGATGATGTTTTGAAGGCGCTCGAAAAAATAATATAA
- a CDS encoding response regulator — MDKPYKILVVDDEEHTRLGYAEVLKLDGYEVDIAETGLEGLEKAKATKYDVIVTDLRMPEMDGLTFIENLRKFDESAKIVIITAFGTYKSYQKSRNLGVVTYLNKPVRAKDLKDAVIQVLGLNVE; from the coding sequence ATGGACAAGCCTTATAAGATATTGGTTGTAGATGACGAAGAACATACAAGGTTGGGATATGCTGAAGTTTTAAAGCTTGATGGATATGAGGTAGATATAGCAGAAACTGGTTTGGAGGGGCTTGAAAAGGCAAAGGCTACCAAATACGATGTGATTGTTACCGATTTACGTATGCCAGAGATGGATGGTCTTACCTTTATTGAAAATCTGAGAAAATTTGATGAAAGTGCCAAAATTGTAATAATTACAGCTTTTGGTACTTATAAATCGTATCAAAAAAGTAGAAATTTAGGAGTTGTTACATACTTGAATAAACCTGTTAGAGCCAAAGATTTGAAAGATGCCGTAATACAGGTTTTAGGTTTGAATGTGGAGTAG